Below is a window of Mucilaginibacter sp. PAMC 26640 DNA.
AATCCTAATAGCGATGTTTGCGGTGTCACAACAGATATTGATTTCGACTTCAATATTGCAGATTATCCTGAACCCAAATTTACTTTTGAAGGAAACTGCCCGGGAGATACGACCTATTTTAATGACGTTAGCGATGCAAAAGGTGACGAGGTAAAAACCTGGTTATGGGATTTTGGCGACGGGCAAACAAGTTCATTGCAAAATCCGAAACATATCTTCGCCGATAAAGGCACTTACAATGTTATTTTAACCGCTACTAATTTAAATGGCTGTTCGTCAATTTCCCCTCCTCTAAAAGTACTTATTTCTGATAGACCGATAGCGGCATTTGATATCAGCAGTCCCAATTGTGTTGGCGGGGATGTTTTATTTACCGACAGGTCAACTTCAGCAACCAGCAAAATTGTAAAATGGGTTTGGGACTTTGGGGATAAAACGACAGAAACACATGCAGACAATAAACCCTTCACTCATTTATACAAAAATACGGGCAGGGATACCGTAAGGCTTACGTTATGGGATGATAAAGGATGCAGCAGCGCGGCCTACTTTAAAATATTAAATATTACACCACTACCTCAGGTTGATTTTACCCTGCCAGATGCATGTGTAAATGATTTAGTAGAGTTCACCGACAAAAGTATTATTGCCGACGGTAGCGAGGCTGATTTTACCTACAGATGGAATTTTGGTGACGATATGGCAAATAGTATTCACCCGAATACAGGCATCGGAAAAACAACAAACCATCAGTATGCCCACTTTGGCGTCTATACGGTTACGCTTACCGTTACCTCTGCTGCCGGGTGTTCATCTACAAGATCGCAGCAATTCACCGTAAATGGTGCGCAACCTGCTGCTAAATTTACAACCCAGGATAAGGACAAACTTTGCAGTAGTAACCCGGTAACATTTAAGGAGGCGTCAACAGTAAATTTTGGCCGTATTACTAAATTTGTTTGGTACTATGATTATGATGGCGACCGGGCGGATGTAGCAACTTTCGATAAAGATGTGCTGCCGGCAAACCGAATCTACCTGCACAGCTATCCAGTGTTTAACGCACCTGCTACCAAAACCTACAAAGTGCATATGGAAGCCTATTCCGGTGAAAGCTGTGTTGACATAGCTGAAGACGTAATTACGATAAATGCCAACCCTGTAGTAAATTTGCCCCAAGTAGGGCGGGTTTGCCAGGATGCCAAACCATTTTTGGTTATACCAGAAACAAATGGTTTTATTGGCACCGGTGTTTTTACAGGTAGTGGTATTTCCCCTGCAGGCTTGTTTACCCCCGCAAGTGCAGGTACCGGAGTGGTGACGATTACTTATTTATTTACTGGCCAAAATGGTTGCGACTATACCACTAGCACAAGTATTACTGTTAACCCTGTGCCAACTGTTGATGCTGGCGGAAATACAGGTTTGCTTGAAGGTGGAATTGTTAAGCTGCCTGCTAACGCGAAGGGGAAGAGTCTTTCCTACAAGTGGACCCCTGCCACCGGGCTGGATCATGATGACGTCTTAAAGCCGATATGTTCTGCCACCGACGACATAACTTATAAGCTGACTGTTACTAGCGAAGACGGCTGTACAGCAGCGGATGAAATATCTGTTAAAGTCCTGAAAAAATTAACGATAATAAATACCTTTACACCTAACGGCGATGGCGTTAACGATACCTGGACCATAAAATACTTAGAAACTTATCCGGGAAATAAAGTCAACATATACAACAGATATGGAGAAAAGGTATATTCGTCTGTTGGATATGGCAATCCGTGGGACGGAACTTATAAAGGCTCTAATTTACCGGTAGGTACATATTATTATATTATAGATCCGGGGAACGGCGTAAAAGTGGTTTCAGGAAGCGTCACGATTATCAGATGAAGAAAAATTTACCCTTATCACTGCTTTTATTCCTTTTAACGCAAATGGCGCTTGCACAGCAGCGTCCACAATATTCACAATACGTATTCAATAATTTCCTTTTAAACCCTGCTGTAAGCGGTATTGAAAACTACACTGATGCCAAGCTGGGTTACCGCAGCCAGTGGACAGGTTTACAAGGTGCGCCTGTAACCAGTTACTTCAGTATTAACGCCCCGTTGGGAGATAACTTTGTACAGGGAGATGCCACCTCGTTCCCTGCTGCCGGCGGCGAGAATCCGTCCAGTAGGCTGTATACACAGTATTACCGTGCTGCCGAACCGCATCACGGTATCGGTTTTATGGTAGTATCTGATAAGGCGGGGCCAATAAGCCAAACTAATCTGAATGCAACTTATGCTTATCACCTTGGTATTACTGATAAACTTAATTTGTCGGTTGGTGTATCTGCCGGTGTTAATAATCTTTCTATCAATCGTGATCTGATCACGGTAGTTGATCAGGATGACAGAGTTATTAATAATCTGCAAGCAAGCCAGTGGAAACCGGATGTCGGGGTTGGTATCTGGGCCTATTCCTCAACCTACTATTTTGGTATTTCGGCGCAGCAAATATTGTCGCAAAATTTATACGTATCATCAGGAACAACTGCCTTACAAAGTAAAACAGTTCCCCATTTTTTTGCCACCGGTGGGTTTAAAATATTCCTGTCTGATGATGTTACTCTGCTGCCTTCAGCATTGCTAAAATTTATTGATCCAGCGCCCATTAGCTTTGATATCAATATGAAGATGTCATTTCGCGACAGATTCTGGTTCGGAGGCTCTTATCGCCGTGGCGATTCTTATGCAGTATTGATGGGCTTTAATTTAAGTTCGGTAATCAATGTAGGTTACTCGTATGATATTACCACATCCGCGCTTCGTACCGTTAGTAACGGATCACACGAATTGGTGTTGGGGATACTGCTCAATAACCGATATAACTTAAAAAGTCCGCAACACGGCTTTTAATAAGGGTCTCAGTTTCAAAAGGGGAAACCGGTCGGTAAGAATTTAGCAAATAGGTAGTCAATAATAAAGCCCTTCGATAGCTATCAAAGGGCTTTATTATTGACTATATTTTTCTGCTAAGGGCGGAGAGACTGTTTTCTACAACTCTTTCCTCAACCGGGCTACCGGTATATTCATTTGTTCGCGGTATTTAGCTACAGTTCGCCGGGCTATATTATAACCTGCATCTTTTAATATGTCGGTTAATTTTTCGTCAGCCAGCGGATGGCGTTTATCTTCCTGGCCAATATGCTCTTCTAAAATCTTTTTAACTTCTTTATTTGATACCTCTTCGCCACTTTCCGTTTGAATAGCTTCGCTAAAGAATGATTTTAGTAAAAACGTACCATGCTCCGTTTGCACATATTTAGAGTTGGCCACGCGCGATACGGTGGAGATATCCATGCCGATACGGTCAGCAATATCTTTCAGGATCATAGGTTTCAGATTTTTATCATCGCCTGTTAAAAAGAAATCGTACTGATACTGCATAATAGCATTCATCGTTTTCAGCAGGGTTTGCTGGCGCTGTTTGATAGCATCGATAAACCACTTTGCCGAATCGAGCTTTTGTTTTACAAACTGTACGGCCTCTTTTAACTTTTTATCTTTTTGTGCAGCCTTATCATAGTGCTGAAACATTTCCTGATAGGACCGGCTCACTTTGAGTTCCGGCGCATTTTTGGAGTTTAGGGTTAGGATCAGCATACCATCGTTATTGGTGATATGAAAATCCGGTATTACCTGCATTTGTTTGGTGCTCACCTCATTGCTATCGCCTGGTTTTGGGTTTAGCTTCAATATTTCGTTTACTACTCCACGCAGCTCCAAAGAGTTCATGTTGAGCGAACGCTCCAGCTTATCATAATGCTTGCGGGTAAACTCATCCAGGTAATCCTCAACCACCATTATCGCTTTTTTGATAATAGGATCGGCGGGGTCTTTCTTTCGGAGTTGTATTAGAAGGCATTCCTGCAGGCTTCGGGCACCAACGCCGGCAGGGTCAAAGCTTTGGATAACTTTAAGCATATCCTCTACTTCTTCATCCTCGGCCATTACGTTTTGCGAAAAAGCAAGGTCGTCGGTGATGTTCATAATAGGCCTGCGCAGGTAACCGTCGTCATCCAGGCTGCCTATAATTTGCTGGCCAATTTTAAAGTCTTTGTCAGAAAGCGGCAACAGATCCAGTTGGGCCTGCAAGCTTTCGAAGAATGAGCTTTGCACAGCGATAGGGATTTCTTTGCGTTCATCTTCATCATCACCATTTTGGTCATAGCGCGATCCATAATCGTTCACGTTATCTTCCTGCAGGTAATCATCTATATTGAACTCATCCATTTCTCCCTTTTCTTCATCACCGTTGTAGGTGTCTTCGTCAGGGTCGCGGTCCGGATATTGTTCTTCAGGTTCGTTTATATTGGTTAAGCTGATGTCTTCAAGGGCCGGATTTTCTTCCAGTTCTTCTTTTATCCGGGTATCAAGCGATACCGTAGGCACCTGCAAAAGTTTTATAAACTGTATTTGCTGGGGAGAAAGTTTTTGTAAGAGTTTTTGTTGAAGGTTCTGTTTAAGCATAATTTAAGACAAGGGCAAAAGTACATCAATTCCCTTAACTAATAAAATAAGATATAGAGCAGTATGATTGTGTAAATGTTTTTTGCAATATTTTGTTTGGGAGGCTTGTGAAATATTAATAACTTTAAAATATAAATATTTAAAGTTATGGGATTTGTAAAGGAATTTAAAGAATTTGCCGTAAAAGGTAATGTATTGGACTTGGCTGTAGCAGTGGTAATAGGTGCTGCGTTTGGAAAAATTGTGAGTTCGCTTGTGGAAGATATTATTACACCTGCTATTTTAACACCCGCTTTAAAAGCAGCTCATTTATCTAATCTGAGCCAGTTAGTTATACCCGGCACCGCTATTAAATATGGTAATTTTCTATCACAAATCATTTCTTTCATCATTGTTGCCTTGTCACTGTTTTCAATTATCACAGCGGTAAACAAATTTAAAAAGGCAGAGGCTATTGCGCCAACTATTGTACCTGCGCCAACAAAACAAGAACTATTGCTGACAGAGATCCGCGATATTTTGTCAGAAAAAAAATAGATCGAAAATAATCAATGATCGATACCGAGACTGTCCGACGGCTTGCTTTGGCTTTACCCGAAGCAACGGAAGCCTCGCATTTCAACAATCGGTCATTTAAGGTTAACAAGAAAATTTTCGCCACGCTAAATGCAATAGAAAAACGGGCAACCGTTAAGCTCTCAGCTATCGATCAGGATATCTTTTGCACATTTGATAAGGCTGTTGTTTACCCTGTGCCCAACAAATGGGGTAAACAGGGGTGGATGCACATCAATTTGCAAGCCGTTAATGATGATATGTTTATTGATATATTGAAAACGGCTTATAAAACGGTTGCTCCAATAAAACTGGGTGGCTTGGTGAGTTTTGAATAAATGAGCGGACTTTATTTTATGGTAGCTTCGTTTGTCGATCGTGCTTCCCTAAAAAGTTTTTGGCAATTGCGGGTCAGTTAAAATAATATAATCTCCAAATTTCGCAAACTTAGCCCAATCCGGCTTCCCAAAGGTTTCGTCTGCGTAAGCCTGGATGTTGATGATTCTGACGGCTGGGGCATACTTCTTTAATTGTGCAATGGTTCCCAGTTTTTCTTCGCTGTGGAAGCCGCCATTTACCTGAAAGATTTTGAAATTCTGATGTGCTCTGTAAAACTTAGCGATGAAATAGCCCATGGTCGCGTCCCAAAGGTTTTGCGACTGATACATCTTCATTTCGCTGTGACCGCCCATAATTGCGCTAAATTTTTCGTAGTAGGCACCAGTAGCCGTATCGATAGGCAAGGGGGGCAACCAGCTTTTAGCGGTGGCATCCAGCTTTTGCAGTTCTGCCAGGCCAAATCGCGTGGTCATATTTGTATAACGGGTAGGGGCGTTGGCTGCTATAACCGGTAAATGATTTTCTTTAGCCATTTCTACCATAGGGCGGTAATCTTTGTAATTTTGCCATGCACGACCCTCCGTGATCAAATTCTTTTCGCGGATGAAACCAGCAAGGTATTCATTCAAAACAGTTTGGCAATCCGTTTGGAACATTTCCATCGATAAAGCTGTTTTTGCCGGATATTTCTCTGCCAATTTTTTAAAAAGCACATGCTCGAGGTAATGTCCGGTGCTATCATTATGTTCCTCGCCAAAGAAAAGCACATCTGCTTTGTCCATATCGTTTATAATATCATCGAGAGTTACTTGCGCTCGTTTAACGGTGCTGTAGATTTTGTAATGTGGAGCCATAATATCCTGACTGGCCGCAAATAAGGGGAGGGCAAAAAGTATTAAAAAGGCTGTGAATTTCATAGTCGGTATATATATGTTAATATGTTGATAAATACACGTTATCAAATTACCACATTAGTATTTGAAAAAACTAAAAAAAAGGCTACATTTGCACTCTTGTTTTTAAAAGCGACAGATTAGAATAATTAGTATAAAATATAGCCATGAAAAGAACGTTTCAGCCCTCACAAAGGAAAAGAAGAAATAAGCACGGTTTCCGTGAGCGCATGTCAACTGCTAACGGCAGAAGGATATTAGCAGCAAGAAGAGCCAAAGGCCGCAAAAGATTAACAGTATCTGACGAGCGTAGCCACAAAGCTTAATTCTCTGGTTGTTTCTCCTTATAAAGGGGCTGAGCCGGTTAATAGCTTAATTTAGGTTCGGCACTAACAACTATGCATACTTTTAAAAAAGAAGAACGGTTATGTAACAAAAGGCTTATTGACGGTCTTTTTCATAAGGGTT
It encodes the following:
- a CDS encoding RNA polymerase sigma-54 factor, giving the protein MLKQNLQQKLLQKLSPQQIQFIKLLQVPTVSLDTRIKEELEENPALEDISLTNINEPEEQYPDRDPDEDTYNGDEEKGEMDEFNIDDYLQEDNVNDYGSRYDQNGDDEDERKEIPIAVQSSFFESLQAQLDLLPLSDKDFKIGQQIIGSLDDDGYLRRPIMNITDDLAFSQNVMAEDEEVEDMLKVIQSFDPAGVGARSLQECLLIQLRKKDPADPIIKKAIMVVEDYLDEFTRKHYDKLERSLNMNSLELRGVVNEILKLNPKPGDSNEVSTKQMQVIPDFHITNNDGMLILTLNSKNAPELKVSRSYQEMFQHYDKAAQKDKKLKEAVQFVKQKLDSAKWFIDAIKQRQQTLLKTMNAIMQYQYDFFLTGDDKNLKPMILKDIADRIGMDISTVSRVANSKYVQTEHGTFLLKSFFSEAIQTESGEEVSNKEVKKILEEHIGQEDKRHPLADEKLTDILKDAGYNIARRTVAKYREQMNIPVARLRKEL
- a CDS encoding mechanosensitive ion channel protein MscL, which translates into the protein MGFVKEFKEFAVKGNVLDLAVAVVIGAAFGKIVSSLVEDIITPAILTPALKAAHLSNLSQLVIPGTAIKYGNFLSQIISFIIVALSLFSIITAVNKFKKAEAIAPTIVPAPTKQELLLTEIRDILSEKK